A portion of the Lolium rigidum isolate FL_2022 chromosome 1, APGP_CSIRO_Lrig_0.1, whole genome shotgun sequence genome contains these proteins:
- the LOC124651990 gene encoding E3 ubiquitin-protein ligase RSL1-like: MAAESCNPDLTGVVDDFYFSALAHARNNTDVAEDDELFPISDEKYAAELQLQEVIMSSAIAAASSARALLPARLAASTSSSAVPFIVIGECSSAGASFSSTSRPNATPTAASALVFCKICMDAVPPSDAHRASSGCAHAFCTACLGGYIGAKIQDRIADVKCPEERCAGVLDPALCQDMLPREVFERWGAALCESMMLGAKRTYCPFKDCSAMMLVDDADDGNVSQSECQVCRRLFCARCGVPWHAGADCAAYRKLGKGDRGKEDMMLLEMAKGKKWKRCPKCQFFVEKTEGCLHITCRCKFEFCYGCGNQWGGTHSSCTTA, from the exons ATGGCGGCCGAATCTTGCAACCCAGACCTCACCGGCGTCGTCGACGACTTCTACTTCTCAGCCCTCGCCCACGCTCGGAACAACACCGACGTCGCTGAAGACGATGAGCTCTTCCCGATATCCGACGAGAAGTACGCCGCCGAGCTCCAGCTCCAggaggtgatcatgtcatccgccATCGCGGCTGCCTCCTCGGCGCGCGCGCTGCTCCCAGCACGTCTCGCTGCCAGCACCAGCAGTAGCGCAGTCCCCTTCATTGTCATAGGTGAGTGCTCGTCTGCCGGTGCCTCTTTCTCTTCGACCTCTAGGCCCAATGCCACCCCCACGGCGGCCTCGGCGCTCGTGTTTTGCAAGATCTGCATGGACGCCGTGCCTCCGTCGGACGCGCACCGCGCCAGCAGCGGCTGCGCGCACGCCTTCTGCACGGCGTGCCTCGGGGGCTACATCGGCGCCAAGATCCAGGATAGGATCGCCGACGTCAAGTGCCCCGAGGAGCGGTGTGCCGGCGTCCTCGACCCGGCGCTCTGTCAGGACATGCTCCCACGGGAGGTCTTCGAGCGCTGGGGCGCCGCGCTCTGCGAATCCATGATGCTCGGCGCCAAGAGGACCTACTGTCCGTTCAAGGACTGCTCGGCGATGATGCTGGTGGACGACGCCGACGATGGTAATGTCTCACAGTCGGAGTGCCAGGTGTGCAGGAGGCTGTTCTGTGCCCGGTGCGGCGTGCCGTGGCACGCTGGCGCCGACTGTGCCGCTTACAGGAAGCTCGGCAAGGGTGACAGAGGCAAGGAGGACATGATGCTGCTGGAGATGGCCAAGGGGAAGAAGTGGAAGAGGTGCCCCAAGTGCCAGTTCTTCGTCGAGAAAACCGAAGGCTGCTTACACATTACCTGCAG GTGTAAATTCGAGTTCTGCTATGGATGTGGCAACCAGTGGGGCGGGACTCATTCTAGCTGCACCACAGCATGA